The Xanthomonas sontii genome contains a region encoding:
- a CDS encoding PAS domain-containing sensor histidine kinase: protein MEQRSAALQRFLGGYARLARLPAPVPAPVALAPLCARVQRLLDDARVQVEVAPSLHACADADQLEQVLINLLRNALEAGGSAPVTLRASADGASVSIEVSDGGAGLPPSDNLFVPFFTTKPGGSGIGLVLSRQILEAQGGSLSLEAHTDAQGSVATLRLPLA, encoded by the coding sequence ATCGAACAGCGCAGCGCGGCGCTGCAGCGGTTCCTGGGCGGCTACGCGCGGTTGGCCAGGCTGCCCGCGCCGGTCCCGGCGCCGGTGGCGCTGGCGCCGCTGTGCGCGCGCGTGCAGCGGCTGCTGGACGATGCACGAGTGCAGGTCGAGGTCGCGCCGTCGCTGCATGCGTGCGCCGACGCCGATCAGCTCGAGCAGGTGCTGATCAACTTGCTGCGCAACGCCCTGGAAGCCGGCGGCAGCGCGCCGGTGACGCTGCGCGCGAGTGCCGACGGCGCCAGCGTGTCGATCGAGGTGAGCGACGGCGGTGCCGGCCTGCCGCCCAGCGACAATCTGTTCGTGCCGTTCTTCACCACCAAGCCCGGCGGTTCGGGCATCGGCCTGGTGCTGTCGCGGCAGATCCTGGAAGCGCAGGGCGGCAGCCTGAGCCTGGAGGCCCATACGGACGCGCAAGGCAGCGTGGCGACGCTGCGATTGCCGCTGGCGTAG
- a CDS encoding peroxiredoxin, translated as MPIQTGERIPEVVLQRIRDGVEAVDTRTLFDGRRVLLFAVPGAFTPTCSEKHLPGYVEHFEEFRKRGIEVYCMAVNDPFVMQAWGKSQLVPEGLQMLSDGNGDFAKALGLELDASSYGMGVRARRFALYADDGVVQALFVEAPGEFKVSAADYVLQHLPD; from the coding sequence ATGCCCATCCAGACCGGCGAACGCATTCCCGAAGTGGTGCTGCAGCGCATCCGCGACGGCGTGGAAGCCGTGGACACACGCACCCTGTTCGACGGCCGCCGCGTGCTGTTGTTCGCGGTGCCCGGTGCCTTCACCCCGACCTGTTCGGAGAAGCACCTGCCCGGCTATGTGGAGCACTTCGAGGAGTTCCGCAAGCGCGGCATCGAGGTGTACTGCATGGCGGTCAACGACCCGTTCGTGATGCAGGCCTGGGGCAAGAGCCAGTTGGTGCCGGAGGGCCTGCAGATGCTGTCCGACGGCAATGGCGACTTCGCCAAGGCGCTGGGCCTGGAACTGGACGCCAGCAGCTACGGCATGGGCGTGCGGGCGCGCCGCTTCGCGCTGTACGCCGACGACGGCGTGGTGCAGGCGCTGTTCGTCGAGGCGCCGGGCGAGTTCAAGGTCTCCGCCGCCGACTACGTGCTGCAGCACCTTCCCGACTGA
- a CDS encoding Hsp20/alpha crystallin family protein, which translates to MSIVRYRQWPAQAAFQNEIKQVFDRFFDPNGGTDESAVVTAQWVPRVDIKEEPERFVLYADLPGIDPSEIEVSMDKGILSIKGERKSESAADTERFSRIERRYGSFHRRFALPDSADPDGISATGYHGVLEVRIPKRPASTPRRIQVDTGATIVQ; encoded by the coding sequence ATGAGCATCGTCCGTTATCGCCAGTGGCCGGCCCAGGCCGCATTCCAGAACGAGATCAAGCAGGTGTTCGACCGCTTCTTCGACCCCAACGGCGGCACCGACGAATCGGCCGTCGTCACCGCGCAGTGGGTGCCGCGCGTGGACATCAAGGAGGAGCCGGAGCGCTTCGTGCTGTACGCCGACCTGCCGGGTATCGACCCGTCGGAGATCGAGGTGTCGATGGACAAGGGCATCCTCTCGATCAAGGGCGAGCGCAAGAGCGAATCGGCCGCCGACACCGAGCGTTTCTCGCGCATCGAGCGCCGCTACGGCAGCTTCCATCGCCGCTTCGCGCTGCCCGACAGCGCCGATCCGGACGGCATTTCCGCCACCGGCTACCATGGGGTGCTGGAAGTGCGCATCCCCAAGCGTCCGGCGAGCACGCCGCGCCGTATCCAGGTCGATACCGGGGCCACGATCGTGCAGTAA
- the pbpC gene encoding penicillin-binding protein 1C, producing MPLDDTAAPHAARRPRRWTRLLPWLRWGTVALLSSLLLLDLAFPLPLPKSRDTSTLVVAADGTPLRAFADSNGVWRYPATPDSVSPLYLQALLNYEDRWFWRHPGVNPWALLRAAKQWLFSRHIVSGGSTLTMQVARILMPPEVSTRTPWGKAQQALRALQLEAHLSKRQILQLYLERAPYGGTIEGVEAASWAYLGKPAARLSQAEAALLAVLPQAPSRLRPDRHPEAARAARDKVLERMVALRVWPRAQVDDARIEPVVARSLQTPLHAALLAERLRQQHPHAAHIVSTLDADLQRTLEDRVSAYFSQLPERTSAALLVVDNRDLQARAYIGSVQFGDRRRLGDVDMVQAWRSPGSTLKPFLYGMALGDGLIHSESLLVDAPQSFGDYRPGNFDEAFNGPIGAASALRLSLNVPAVDLLDRVGPARFAARLSNAGIGLKFPRGSTPNLALILGGTGAKLEELVGAFAALNRDGIAGHVRYSATDQRIERRLMSPGAAWIVREMLEANPRPGYGVGTFDVGTRPRVAWKTGTSYGYRDAWAIGSTRRYTVGVWVGRPDGTPLPGQYGAVTALPLMFETIDSLPRLRGDNAPRPMPATVQQVDVCWPLGIAAEQTPPALCQRRFSAYALDGAVPPTFAERDARLWSAGRETVQVDAHSGLRLSPDCAQPHEAVTRDLARWPALLTPWLHASERQAGQLPALSPDCRDDGRGRSDVLRIEGLNDRATLARAPGSTTVRLQVRALGTSTPVDWLLDGRWIARTEGARTFQRDFADAGDHTLTALASNGAWTQVRFRVLR from the coding sequence ATGCCACTGGACGACACCGCCGCCCCGCACGCCGCGCGGCGCCCCCGGCGCTGGACGCGCCTGCTGCCGTGGCTGCGCTGGGGCACGGTGGCGCTGCTGTCGAGTCTGTTGTTGCTGGACCTGGCGTTTCCGCTGCCGCTGCCGAAGTCGCGCGACACCTCGACCCTGGTGGTGGCCGCCGACGGCACCCCGCTGCGTGCCTTCGCCGACAGCAACGGCGTCTGGCGTTATCCGGCCACCCCGGACAGCGTCTCGCCGCTGTATCTGCAGGCGCTGCTGAACTACGAGGACCGCTGGTTCTGGCGGCATCCCGGGGTCAATCCCTGGGCGCTGCTGCGCGCGGCCAAGCAGTGGCTGTTCTCGCGCCACATCGTCTCCGGTGGTTCCACCCTGACCATGCAGGTGGCGCGCATCCTGATGCCGCCCGAGGTCAGTACGCGCACGCCGTGGGGCAAGGCCCAGCAGGCGCTGCGTGCGCTGCAGCTGGAAGCACACCTGAGCAAGCGGCAGATCCTGCAGCTGTACCTTGAACGCGCGCCCTACGGCGGCACCATCGAAGGCGTGGAGGCGGCGAGCTGGGCCTACCTGGGCAAGCCGGCCGCACGCCTGTCGCAGGCCGAGGCGGCGCTGCTGGCGGTACTGCCGCAGGCACCGAGCCGGTTGCGTCCGGACCGGCATCCGGAGGCGGCGCGCGCGGCGCGCGACAAGGTGCTCGAACGCATGGTCGCGCTGCGCGTGTGGCCGCGCGCGCAGGTCGACGATGCGCGCATCGAACCGGTGGTGGCGCGCTCGCTGCAGACGCCGCTGCACGCCGCGCTGCTGGCCGAGCGCCTGCGGCAGCAGCACCCGCACGCCGCGCACATCGTCTCCACCCTCGACGCCGACCTGCAGCGCACGCTGGAGGACCGGGTCAGCGCCTACTTCTCGCAGTTGCCCGAGCGCACTTCCGCGGCCTTGCTGGTGGTGGACAATCGCGACCTGCAGGCGCGCGCCTACATCGGCTCGGTGCAGTTCGGCGACCGCCGCCGGCTCGGCGACGTGGACATGGTGCAGGCCTGGCGGTCGCCAGGCTCCACGCTCAAGCCGTTCCTGTACGGCATGGCCCTGGGCGATGGCCTGATCCATTCTGAGAGCCTGCTGGTCGACGCGCCGCAGAGTTTCGGCGACTACCGCCCGGGCAATTTCGACGAAGCCTTCAACGGCCCGATCGGCGCCGCCAGCGCCCTGCGTTTGTCGCTCAACGTGCCGGCGGTGGACCTGCTCGACCGAGTCGGCCCGGCGCGCTTTGCCGCGCGCCTGAGCAACGCCGGCATCGGCCTGAAGTTCCCGCGCGGCAGCACGCCCAACTTGGCGCTGATCCTCGGCGGCACCGGCGCCAAGCTGGAGGAACTGGTCGGCGCCTTCGCCGCGCTCAACCGCGACGGCATCGCCGGCCACGTGCGCTACAGCGCAACCGACCAGCGCATCGAACGGCGGCTGATGTCGCCCGGCGCGGCCTGGATCGTGCGCGAGATGCTCGAGGCCAATCCGCGTCCGGGCTACGGCGTCGGCACCTTCGACGTCGGGACGCGCCCGCGGGTAGCGTGGAAGACAGGCACCAGCTACGGCTACCGCGATGCCTGGGCGATCGGCAGCACCCGCCGCTACACCGTCGGCGTCTGGGTCGGCCGCCCCGACGGCACGCCGCTGCCCGGCCAATACGGCGCGGTGACCGCGTTGCCGCTGATGTTCGAGACCATCGACAGCCTGCCGCGCCTGCGCGGCGACAACGCACCGCGGCCGATGCCGGCGACGGTGCAGCAGGTGGACGTATGCTGGCCGCTGGGCATCGCCGCCGAGCAGACGCCGCCGGCGTTGTGCCAGCGCCGTTTCTCCGCCTATGCGCTGGACGGCGCGGTGCCGCCGACCTTCGCCGAGCGCGACGCGCGGCTGTGGAGCGCCGGCCGCGAGACCGTGCAGGTGGACGCGCACAGCGGCCTGCGCCTGTCGCCGGACTGCGCGCAACCGCACGAGGCGGTCACCCGCGACCTCGCGCGCTGGCCGGCACTGCTGACCCCATGGCTGCACGCCAGCGAGCGCCAGGCCGGGCAATTGCCGGCGCTGTCACCGGACTGCCGCGACGACGGCCGTGGCCGCAGCGACGTATTGCGTATCGAAGGCCTCAACGACCGCGCCACCCTGGCACGCGCGCCGGGCAGCACCACGGTGCGTCTGCAGGTGCGCGCACTGGGCACGAGCACCCCGGTGGACTGGCTGCTGGACGGTCGCTGGATCGCCCGCACCGAGGGCGCACGCACCTTCCAGCGCGACTTCGCCGACGCCGGCGACCACACCCTGACCGCCCTGGCCAGCAACGGCGCCTGGACCCAGGTACGGTTCCGGGTGCTGCGCTGA
- a CDS encoding DnaJ C-terminal domain-containing protein encodes MEFKDYYATLGVEPSAGDAEIKTAYRRLARKYHPDVSKEPGAEEKFKAINEAYEALRDPPKRAAYDQLRAQGYRPGEEFHAPPNYGGAQGFDFEEVFGNGGAGGGFSDFFESLFARQQRARQGGAGPGPGPGAPRGDTRAKLAVPLEAVYAGDSVRITINGKQLDVRVPKGVRPGQVIRLGGQGNGGSNLLLEIEYAAHPQFEVDGRNILYTLQVTPWQAALGTSISVPTLGGAVELKIPPESDAGRKLRLRGRGLPGTPPGDQIVELEVLAPAPETEAQRKAYRGLAKAFGEAV; translated from the coding sequence ATGGAATTCAAGGATTACTACGCGACCCTGGGCGTGGAACCCAGCGCCGGCGATGCCGAGATCAAGACCGCGTACCGGCGACTGGCGCGCAAGTACCATCCCGACGTCAGCAAGGAGCCTGGGGCCGAAGAGAAGTTCAAGGCGATCAACGAGGCCTACGAGGCCTTGCGCGACCCGCCCAAGCGCGCCGCCTACGACCAGTTGCGCGCGCAGGGCTACCGGCCGGGCGAGGAGTTCCACGCGCCGCCGAACTACGGCGGCGCGCAGGGCTTCGACTTCGAGGAAGTGTTCGGCAACGGCGGCGCCGGCGGCGGCTTCAGCGATTTCTTCGAGAGTCTGTTCGCCCGCCAGCAGCGTGCCCGCCAGGGCGGCGCCGGCCCCGGTCCGGGACCGGGCGCGCCGCGCGGCGACACCCGCGCCAAGCTGGCGGTGCCGCTGGAGGCGGTGTACGCCGGCGACAGCGTGCGCATCACCATCAACGGCAAGCAGCTGGACGTGCGCGTCCCCAAGGGCGTGCGCCCCGGCCAGGTGATCCGGCTGGGCGGGCAGGGCAACGGCGGCAGCAACCTGCTGCTGGAGATCGAGTACGCCGCGCATCCGCAGTTCGAGGTGGACGGCCGCAACATCCTCTACACCCTGCAGGTGACGCCCTGGCAGGCGGCGCTGGGCACCAGCATCAGCGTGCCGACCCTGGGCGGGGCGGTGGAACTGAAGATTCCGCCGGAGTCCGACGCCGGCCGCAAGCTGCGCCTGCGCGGCCGCGGCCTGCCCGGCACCCCGCCGGGCGACCAGATCGTCGAACTGGAAGTGCTGGCGCCAGCGCCGGAAACCGAAGCGCAGCGCAAGGCGTATCGCGGGTTGGCCAAAGCGTTTGGCGAGGCCGTGTGA
- the hflK gene encoding FtsH protease activity modulator HflK codes for MAWNTPGGKGGDGPDNHGRGPWPPRGGNGGGRWGGLPGPLKDLFGDGGGIGRWILGAVVLVLLFSSFQLIGEQQRGVVLRFGQFSRILQPGPNFKLPWPIETVRKVDATRIKTFDSQLPVLTGDENIVNVSLNVQYRVEDPRTYVFGARNADLVLEQAAQSAVREQIGRSDLNTVLNNRGPMAVAARERLQAALKAYHTGLIVTGLTLPDARPPEEVKSAFDEVNGAQQVKERLINEAQAYAAKVVPEARGQAARTRTVAEGYKEAAIARAQGDAERFTLLQQQYQNAPEVTRRRLWLETIQQVLAENRKVIGGDGRQLIYVPMPADSKAPAAATPPAPTTSLPTVPQEVLMPALSSSSAESVRNPERTPRPTGREEIQR; via the coding sequence ATGGCCTGGAACACACCTGGCGGCAAGGGCGGAGACGGCCCCGACAATCACGGGCGCGGTCCCTGGCCGCCGCGTGGCGGCAATGGGGGAGGCAGGTGGGGCGGGTTGCCCGGTCCGTTGAAGGACCTGTTCGGCGATGGCGGCGGCATCGGCCGCTGGATCCTGGGTGCGGTGGTGCTGGTGCTGCTGTTCAGCAGCTTCCAGTTGATCGGCGAGCAGCAGCGCGGCGTGGTGCTGCGCTTCGGCCAGTTCTCGCGGATCCTGCAGCCGGGCCCGAACTTCAAGCTGCCGTGGCCGATCGAGACCGTGCGCAAGGTCGATGCCACCCGCATCAAGACCTTCGACAGCCAGCTGCCGGTGCTGACCGGCGACGAGAACATCGTCAACGTCTCGCTCAACGTGCAGTACCGGGTCGAGGACCCGCGCACCTACGTGTTCGGCGCGCGCAACGCCGACCTGGTGCTGGAGCAGGCCGCGCAGAGCGCGGTGCGCGAACAGATCGGCCGCTCGGATCTCAACACGGTGCTCAACAACCGCGGGCCGATGGCCGTGGCCGCGCGCGAGCGCCTGCAGGCCGCGCTGAAGGCCTATCACACCGGTCTGATCGTGACCGGCCTGACCCTGCCCGACGCGCGTCCGCCGGAGGAAGTGAAATCGGCCTTCGACGAGGTCAACGGCGCCCAGCAGGTCAAGGAGCGGCTGATCAACGAGGCCCAGGCCTACGCCGCCAAGGTGGTGCCGGAGGCGCGCGGCCAGGCGGCGCGCACCCGCACCGTCGCCGAAGGCTACAAGGAAGCGGCGATCGCCCGCGCGCAGGGCGACGCCGAGCGCTTCACCCTGCTGCAGCAGCAGTACCAGAACGCGCCGGAGGTCACCCGCAGGCGGCTGTGGCTGGAGACGATCCAGCAGGTGCTGGCGGAGAACCGCAAGGTCATCGGCGGCGACGGCCGCCAGCTGATCTACGTGCCGATGCCCGCCGACAGCAAGGCGCCGGCCGCGGCGACGCCGCCGGCGCCGACCACGTCGCTGCCGACGGTGCCGCAGGAGGTGTTGATGCCGGCGTTGAGCAGCAGTTCGGCCGAGAGTGTCCGCAACCCGGAGCGCACGCCGCGCCCGACCGGCCGTGAGGAGATCCAGCGATGA
- the pilH gene encoding twitching motility response regulator PilH, which yields MARILIVDDSPSQLLGIQRIVEKLGHETITATDGAAGVEAAKAALPDLVLMDVVMPNLNGFQATRTLRREPTTQNIPVILVTTKDQDTDRMWGMRQGARAYITKPFSEDELYEVIERVFSGEDAP from the coding sequence ATGGCACGCATTCTGATCGTCGACGATTCGCCGTCGCAGTTGCTGGGCATCCAGCGCATCGTCGAAAAACTGGGGCACGAAACGATCACCGCCACCGACGGCGCCGCCGGCGTGGAAGCGGCCAAGGCGGCCTTGCCGGATCTGGTGCTGATGGACGTGGTGATGCCGAACCTCAACGGTTTCCAGGCCACCCGCACCCTGCGCCGCGAGCCGACCACGCAGAACATCCCGGTGATCCTGGTCACCACCAAGGACCAGGACACCGACCGCATGTGGGGCATGCGCCAGGGCGCCCGCGCCTACATCACCAAGCCGTTCTCCGAGGACGAGCTGTACGAGGTGATCGAGCGTGTGTTCAGTGGCGAGGATGCGCCTTAA
- a CDS encoding sigma-54 dependent transcriptional regulator, whose protein sequence is MTDARTPPLPRILVVDDQADVREALRMLLKSAGYGMVGAESPELALACLRGDAFAAVLVDMNYARDTTSGAEGLALIAQVAAQWPGLPVIAMTAWASIELAVAAMREGAVDFIEKPWQNARVLAVLESRIALDRSRRAAQRLGEAQALLLQDGAAGFVAESAPMQRLVEDLLRIAGSGANVLLLGENGTGKSLLAQLLHQWSPRRTQAFVKVNIGGLAPTLFEAELFGHVRGAYTDARQDRAGRFELADGGTLFLDEIGNLPLQQQPKLLRAIEDGEFERLGSSRTQRVDVRIVAATNADLEADVAAGRFRQDLLYRLNTFQVRVPPLRERGADILPLARHYLAAACTRYRRPLPTLARDAERALLGYAWPGNVRELAHAMERAALLADGSTLGSDDLRLQPATNAVPALSTQLTLEEAEALLLKQALAQHQGNLQRTADQLGITRQSLYRRLGKHGLRSDDAG, encoded by the coding sequence ATGACCGACGCCCGCACACCGCCCTTGCCGCGCATTCTCGTCGTCGACGACCAGGCCGACGTGCGCGAGGCCCTGCGCATGCTGCTCAAGAGCGCCGGCTACGGTATGGTCGGCGCCGAGTCGCCGGAGCTGGCGCTGGCCTGCCTGCGCGGCGACGCGTTCGCCGCGGTGCTGGTGGACATGAACTATGCGCGCGACACCACCTCCGGCGCCGAAGGCCTGGCCTTGATCGCGCAGGTCGCCGCGCAGTGGCCGGGGCTGCCGGTGATCGCGATGACCGCCTGGGCCAGCATCGAACTGGCGGTGGCGGCGATGCGCGAGGGCGCGGTGGATTTCATCGAAAAGCCCTGGCAGAACGCGCGGGTCCTGGCGGTGCTGGAGAGCCGCATCGCATTGGATCGCAGCCGCCGCGCCGCGCAACGGCTCGGCGAGGCGCAGGCGCTGTTGCTGCAGGACGGCGCGGCCGGCTTCGTTGCCGAATCGGCACCGATGCAGCGCCTGGTCGAGGATCTGCTGCGCATCGCCGGCAGCGGCGCCAACGTGCTGCTGCTGGGCGAGAACGGTACCGGCAAGAGCCTGCTGGCGCAGTTGCTGCACCAGTGGTCGCCGCGCCGCACGCAGGCCTTCGTCAAGGTCAACATCGGCGGCCTGGCGCCGACCCTGTTCGAGGCCGAACTGTTCGGTCACGTGCGCGGCGCCTACACCGACGCGCGCCAGGACCGCGCCGGCCGTTTCGAACTGGCCGATGGCGGCACCCTGTTCCTGGACGAGATCGGCAACCTGCCGCTGCAGCAGCAGCCCAAGCTGCTGCGCGCGATCGAGGACGGTGAGTTCGAGCGGCTCGGTTCCTCGCGCACGCAACGGGTGGACGTGCGCATCGTCGCGGCGACCAATGCCGATCTGGAGGCGGACGTGGCGGCCGGCCGCTTCCGCCAGGATCTGCTGTACCGGCTCAACACCTTCCAGGTGCGCGTGCCGCCGCTGCGCGAGCGCGGCGCCGACATCCTGCCGCTGGCGCGGCATTACCTTGCCGCCGCCTGCACCCGCTATCGGCGGCCGCTGCCGACGCTGGCGCGCGACGCCGAGCGCGCCCTGCTCGGTTACGCCTGGCCCGGCAATGTGCGTGAGCTGGCGCATGCGATGGAGCGTGCGGCGCTGCTGGCCGACGGCAGTACCCTGGGCAGCGACGACCTGCGCCTGCAGCCGGCGACGAATGCCGTGCCGGCACTGTCGACGCAACTCACCCTGGAAGAAGCCGAGGCGCTGCTGCTGAAGCAGGCGCTGGCGCAGCACCAGGGCAATCTGCAGCGCACCGCCGACCAGCTCGGCATCACCCGGCAGAGCCTGTACCGGCGCCTGGGCAAGCACGGGCTGCGCAGCGATGACGCCGGCTGA
- a CDS encoding bacterioferritin: MSNKPATPKTDAKPLQHTAGLTDTATLRANARQSIEDGAITKSYSADREAVIKMLNDALATEYVCVLRYYRHYFMAAGMLADAVKAEFLEHAQQEQAHAHKLAERIVQLGGEPDLNPDTLTARSHAEYKEGEDLRDMVKENLIAERIAIDSYREMINFVGDKDTTTKRILEDILAQEEEHADEFSDMLEGWIGK; encoded by the coding sequence ATGTCCAACAAGCCAGCCACCCCGAAGACCGACGCCAAGCCGCTGCAGCACACCGCCGGCCTCACCGACACTGCCACGCTGCGCGCCAACGCCCGCCAGAGCATCGAAGACGGCGCGATCACCAAGAGCTACAGCGCCGACCGCGAGGCGGTGATCAAGATGCTCAACGACGCGCTCGCCACCGAGTACGTGTGCGTGCTGCGCTACTACCGCCACTACTTCATGGCCGCCGGCATGCTCGCCGATGCGGTCAAGGCCGAGTTCCTGGAGCACGCGCAGCAGGAGCAGGCGCACGCGCACAAGCTGGCCGAGCGCATCGTGCAGCTGGGTGGCGAGCCGGACCTCAATCCGGACACGCTGACCGCGCGCTCGCACGCCGAGTACAAGGAAGGCGAGGATCTGCGCGACATGGTCAAGGAGAATCTGATCGCCGAGCGCATCGCCATCGACAGCTACCGCGAGATGATCAATTTCGTCGGCGACAAGGACACCACCACCAAGCGCATCCTGGAAGACATCCTGGCCCAGGAGGAAGAGCACGCCGACGAGTTCTCGGACATGCTGGAAGGCTGGATCGGCAAGTAA
- a CDS encoding acryloyl-CoA reductase, translating to MSVPAQFSAFRIHQDATGYHAGLAPLSLDQLSDGEVVIRAAWSSVNFKDALAGTGQGKILRRFPLVGGIDVAGHVVASRDPAFKEGDAVLVTGCGLSETRDGGYSEYVRLESKWVVPLPAGLSLRESMVLGTAGFTAALALLRLLDNRQTPALGPLCVTGATGGVGSLAVDIFSRAGFEVHAVSGKAERAEQLKAWGATQVLGREALQTSRPLESVRFGGGLDNVGGAMLTSLLAQTAPYGNVASAGLAATADLDMTVMPFILRGVSLLGIGSAGTARDLRDRIWQHLGSDWKPRHLETICTREVDLAGLPEVFATMLAGQSFGRTVVRLDPSA from the coding sequence ATGTCCGTTCCCGCCCAGTTCTCCGCCTTCCGCATCCATCAGGACGCCACCGGCTACCACGCCGGCCTCGCCCCGCTGTCGCTGGACCAGCTCAGCGACGGCGAGGTGGTGATCCGCGCCGCCTGGTCGTCGGTGAACTTCAAGGACGCGCTGGCCGGCACCGGCCAGGGCAAGATCCTGCGCCGCTTCCCGCTGGTCGGCGGCATCGACGTGGCCGGGCACGTGGTCGCCTCCCGCGACCCGGCGTTCAAGGAAGGCGACGCGGTGCTGGTCACCGGCTGCGGCCTCAGCGAGACCCGCGACGGCGGCTACAGCGAATACGTGCGCCTGGAGTCCAAGTGGGTGGTGCCGCTGCCGGCCGGGCTGAGCCTGCGCGAGAGCATGGTGCTGGGCACCGCCGGCTTCACCGCGGCGCTGGCGCTGCTGCGCCTGCTCGACAACCGCCAGACCCCGGCGCTCGGCCCGCTGTGCGTGACCGGCGCCACCGGCGGGGTCGGCTCGCTGGCGGTCGACATCTTCAGCCGCGCCGGCTTCGAGGTGCATGCGGTCAGCGGCAAGGCCGAGCGCGCCGAGCAGCTCAAGGCCTGGGGCGCCACCCAGGTGCTCGGCCGCGAGGCCCTGCAGACCAGCCGGCCGCTGGAATCGGTGCGCTTCGGCGGCGGCCTGGACAACGTGGGCGGGGCGATGCTGACCAGCCTGCTGGCACAGACGGCACCGTACGGCAACGTCGCCAGCGCCGGCCTGGCCGCGACCGCGGACCTGGACATGACGGTGATGCCCTTCATCCTGCGCGGGGTGTCGCTGCTGGGCATCGGCTCGGCCGGCACCGCCCGCGACCTGCGCGACCGCATCTGGCAGCACCTGGGCAGCGACTGGAAGCCGCGCCACCTGGAGACGATCTGCACCCGCGAAGTGGACCTGGCCGGCCTGCCGGAGGTGTTCGCGACGATGCTGGCCGGGCAGTCGTTCGGGCGCACCGTGGTGCGGCTGGATCCAAGCGCGTAG